CTTTATGCCTGAACATATGAAATTTCTAATTTGAAGGACCATTGTTAGTAAAACGCTAAGAAGCATACCCCATCAGTGGCTAGTATTATAAACTCATCCTTTTCAGTAAGACGGCGATATGATATCTGTGGAACAGATATTAAGCCATAATCTTTAAGGCAGAAGTCTCCAAAAGCTCTTGCCATTGCCAGTCCAGGAGAATCATTATTCGGCAACCATACCCTTGAAACTTCTGGCTCATCTTGAAGAGCAAAAACCCTTCCTCTGCATTGCTGGATCCTCTCAGCTTCCTCTGTAGAaaaagaaatgaagaataattattaaaaaaacaaaaacaaagtgaTCAATCTGGATAATTAGTAATAGCCACTATATTAAATGATAGTTTGATCAAGGCATTTACAGGGAGAATGGGAAGAGTATGGTAACCACACGAAAATACTGAAATCGAAAAAAACAATTAAAATATTAAAGGAGAGAAATGAACATACTGGGAAGGTTAGGCTTCAAATCAACAGTGAGTTGTACAGCAGTTAGATTGTTAGCTGCATCCCGTGTCGCCATTACTGCTCTCGAGTCCCCAAGATTTCCAACTACAAGATCCCATCCCTGGAGAATAAGGCATGTCCAGTTCATCCATCAATCAAAATTATACTCCACCACTTGTTTTTAAAAGCTTCAGTCAGCAATTTATCTACGAACACTAAGGCATGTTTAGAAGTATCAATCACCTGTTTGACCAATGTGACTGCCGTGCTACCACTGCAAAAGCAATCAATCGTAGGATGCATCTTGAGCTCCTTGTCCATCAATTTGAAAGCCTTCAAATAAGACTGTTTAAGTGGAAGGAATGTCTCAGGAAGCATATCACTCCCTTCAACATCAGCAGACTCACCCCATTCATCATCAACAGCAGATGCTGTTTCTTCGGAGTTCAAACTTCCGGAAATGCTTCCGTTTAGATGAGGACTAGTGCCCACATTAGCACTAGTTTTCCATTGTGCGAGTAACTTAACAGGAAGAGAATCTCTAACTTTTTTGGCGACAAAATGACCATATGGACCATGACCATCAAACACGCCACAGAAGACACTATCATTTGAATTGAAACTCTGCAGTGAAAGCAAGGGAGTGTTACGTAGCTGTCATGTAAATACAATTTACTGCAATATAAGTGTCAGCTTTTCCCTCGGTGTCAAGTGATCTGATCAGCTAGTAGGGACTATTGTTCATTTCTAACAAGTAACTGCAGCCATGACCTTGCTATTCCACAAAAGGTATCAAAGAGATGGGCCGAGCTACAATAAACTGTATTGATGGAATCATTATGCTCATATTTTCACCAGGAAATATTAAgaatatggtagagtgagtgcgtGACTTCACTGGTATAAAGCATTTTGAGGAGACAAAATGTAGGAAATTTACCTACGGAAGGAATCAGATAATCATACTTCAAATAGTACTTAAGAAACCAGGGTAAAACTCAGTAGCTAGTCAAGGTTAATTCATGGGGCATATTACCATGTGACTAAATTAATTCAGCAGGCTTGTTTCGTAACCACAATCTGTAATTTCTGAGAATATTACTACATTAAGAAAGTTCTATTACTCACAATGAAATGTGGAAACACGATAAAATTTGGCTGCCAGTATAACTTACATCTCAAAGAAAGGATGGATATGAGAAAAGACTGTCAGGGAGAAGGAATAAAAGGCGGTCGATAGAACTAAAGGCTGATTCAATTCAATTTCAACAGAAACACTACAAATTTGTCAAGCAAGTACCTCCCACTCCAATAAAGGAGGTACCTTTTTGCTTTGAATATTAGCAATCAAAAGCACTATTCTGAGAATCTACAGGCAGTCAGGCATAAACTCTCTTTGCTGTCATCTTAAGTACATGACCCTTCATCCATCTTAGAAATGATTCTTAGATACCTACATGCATAGAAGTGATTCTTGGATACCTACATGCATTTTAGCTAGTCCTAGTTCTCCAGAAactgataataataataataataatagcccATATTGCCCTTCTCTTCAGTTGAACTCCAGTTGTTTTTTGAGGAATAATATTTTAATTTCTGAGGAATTGATAAAAAAAAGGAACGTTGAACTCCAGTTGTTATCACAGAGCCTACTGCTTAAGGAACCAATATACTGGTTGGAGCACTAGTACTTAAGCTGGACTGATTAATTGAAGGGGATGGACCCTAGATAGAGCAAGCCAGCTATCAATCCCCACAGCCAATCACTTGACCCCTCAATCACATCCATGTGAAGAAAGGAACAAGAACATAACGTTCTTTACATCGAAGAAGAGAACAAAACAAAGAAAGGTACAAACATCCGCGAAGGATCTTGCTTGCACCATGCACAAAGTCTCGAATCAAGCCAAGGGCAAGAACAGTGGTTCAATACCACAACCAACTCATGTCCCATCTACCAGAGAACACTTTAAAAGAAATTATCAGAAAAACGTTAGGAGCACACACAAAAACATAGCAGACTGCTCGTTTTCATAATAATCGATCCAGAAGAGCAAAAAATGTTTCATCCTCTAGAACCAAATTAAACAATGACCCAACTGCAACCCCACTAGAAATCTAAACTAATCACTGTTCTGAAGTAAAATCCCTCTCATTTTGAATCAAACACTCCGCTGGACAAAGACGCATCTCCCCTTGATTCAAACAACATTGGAATCCAAATCCACCAGTAATCCAGGCACAAACCAAGTGATTAACAGGAAGCGCCTAAGGAAGACTTCCCAGAGTAAACGCCAGCGGTTGACTTAGAAAGGCCGCGGTTTGAACCAAGAATCGGCCGTggaccgagcgccgccgccgccgatcgggACTCCGAATCCACCGGAACAAACCACCAAGCAAGGAAAAATATAGCGGTTGCTAGGTGCCGGCAGCTTACCTCCCAGACGACCATGGCGTCCTGGTTGGTGCCCTTCCGCCCCTGCTGCGTGTGGAGGCACGCCGCGGCGCTCGCCCCGTTGGCGCACGTCCTTCCGGGGACCCGCGCGAGCTCCTCCTCGGTCATCTCGCCCTCGCCGGGGAGCTTCTTGCCGcctccacccgcgccgccgccggagaagaaggcgccggcggcggccgtGCCCTCCCGCTCGCCATGGGGCCTCTTGCGCCACCGCAGCGGCCAGGCCGGCTCGTCGCCGGGCTGGGTGGAGAGGCAGGAGCCCATGGCGGCCAATGGGAGCGGGGCAACACGGCGGAGCACAGAGTTGGGGGCGGCAGTAACTGCTGCGCGGCGCTGTGCTAATGCTATGGTGGTTGTAGGGTTTTGATGCCTGATGTTTCCTCGTCTTGTAGGCTTGAGCTTCCCTTTTTGCATCATTTGGTTTGTATTGTATGGCCTTCTTACTGCTTGGAGATTTGGGCTAAACAAAAGGttaaaaattgttgttttttttataGTAAGTGGGGTTAGGTTGGGAGTAGTACAAGGATTATGTTTAGCATGTAGGAGCCATGGTGTTCCACCTTTTGGGTGAAGGAATCCTAGGATGGGGAGAATTTTACTCCAAGATAAAATCATCTCCAAGTTATGTTAAAATACTTTGTCTAGGCTTCTATAGTGATGTATCTTTGTGTCAATGAATATAGATTTATAATGGATATATGTGTCAATGAAAGATTGTTGTGGTAATTTTGTGCATTCCTGTGGGCTTTTTATTAAAGATGATAAAGAAATTTTTATTAGCTTAAATGCGGGATTAAGGGATACAAACGCAATGAGGACACATTCGGCCTCTGTATAAGTAAAATGCACATAGCCAACATCAACACTCATAAAAATCACACCGACGACTAGCAAAGTCTAACAAACCGAAGGTACACCTTGGTGGAGTCAAAAAAAAAAGATAATCGACAACATCAACCATATCCACACTCATCTCTTAACATCATTCTATACAATGAGAAGAAATTCTCCAAGAGCAATGTCTTCCATAAGGGAACAACTATCAAATGTCATCGCCATCAGATCCTACCACCGAAGGCCAAACCTTGGGTTTTCACGTCAAAGCTCGATACCAATGCTTGAGAAGCACCATCAAATCAAAGTCATCTTGTGATGTTGTCACCATTTTTCCACGATCTCAACAGTTACATGCACACCGTGGTCTTGACCGTGAGATGCTACGCAAGTGAAGACCATGCTCGCATGAGCAGGGAGTCGTGCCTCGACTCGAACAAGTCACCACCAACAGCTCCGAACAGCAAAGGACACCGACTCGAGTTATACCATGGAATGTAGTTATATTTTTATATGAAAGGGAATATATTAATACCATCCCGATACCAGTACACCTTAGAAAACATACATTGTTCATGCATTCAAGGAAATACAGTTCTTCATAATTTCCTCATTTTCTAAGTTTGAATTGGGTGTATGTTGGTAAGTGAAAATGAGGAGATTATGAAGAGCAAATCCAAGTACAAGTGCTGCTGGCCATCGATCCTGCCTCTGTCTACTATCTGCATCCGCGCATCCAACAGGGCCGCCCCTcttcccaaccctagccgcccctcctcctcacccCCCCTTTTCCCTTCCTCACCGCCGCCTGAGGCAGCCGTCCGGCAAGCCCagggcgccaaggatggtggcggcggggcctcggttgccctgcCTTTGCGTGGGGAACCCCAGATCTGGAGACGGCAACTCCATTGGCAAGGCACGACCGGCTAGCAGCCATGCAGGCGGTGGATCTGGCGTCCCGGTTGCGCGGGTGGTGAGATCCGGTGGTGTTTGGCGGCCTGCGGCGGTCAGTGCGCGCGatctggcgcctcccctcctcccctgttcgGCGTGCGGGCCAGCCTGGTCGGACCGTGCTTCCTCTTGGTCGTTGGTTCTGTACAGGAGACGCTGCCGGTGGCGGGgatctagttcgggcgaaatccTTGGCCGGCCATGAGCGGCCGTGCCGGGGCGCCgttttcctccttggaggcgtcggtatggactgatctTCTCACTTCTCCTTTCCTTAGGTCTCCCGTGCGAAAGCACTAAttttgttgggcggcggcggcgctcacggcgtcatccccttcttgaaggcgccgctttgggaaccttggggttgggtagcgcttgtgggtggtgggcgatgACGGTGGTGTggccctatcctagcatggatttaCGTCTGTTGCTTGGAGTTGGACTTgtgtaggtggaggtcgtcgtctGGCGTCGCAGTGGCGTCAATTGCGGAGGACGaaggctcgcgtaggtggaggtcgtcgtttgaCGTCATGGCGGCGTCGGTGgtggaggacctgccaaggttgtcacATCAATCTGCTCTaaagatggaccagtggaagatggcggcgacgacacatgtgagtgcgtcagaccggtttgagccccggacctggcagatggctcggtcggggcctccggctttagatgttaggcttaggtgagaggtctggatacgcggcccagcttgcaccccttcatcatttggataggagtagcggcagatgttgccaagatgacgGATTCAGACACATTGTTATTCTACTTTGTAAGATCCTCGAAAATAATCAATAAAAAAGTCGCATGTATCTTCCAGATGCATAGACCGGAAGGTCATtccccttttcttaaaaaaaaactgCTGGCCATCGTGGTAAGGAAGAGCAAATCCAAGTACTGCTGCTGGTATCGGCACACCCCACACTATGGATCGGAGCGAGGGCACACCAACAAGCATGTGGGTCTGTCTTCTCGGCACATTGACGGGCACAACGGTACAAAGAGCGTTTGTATTTCTTATTTGCAAGTGCCAAAAGAATCTTAAAATCCGATGTGCTATACATATATAAACATAAACTGTTTCAATGGGCAGATCCATTCGACAGCGCTCGCTTCCAACACGCCACATGATATACGTGTCCTTTCCGCAGACCAGCGATGTGTGTTCTGTTCTCGGTGGATCAGAAGGAAGACCGTTCATCAAATTTGAGTTTTGTGTTTCTCTTCTTTGAGGCAGCAATAATCCTTGCCATGCCCGTTCCCAACCCCAGCCCCGTCCCCGTAGCCCCACCAGCCAAACCGGCGGCGTTCGCTCCGGCGTCGTCGGCCACCGTCCCAGCCCCGCCGCTATCGCTGCTGGCAAGCATCCTCCACCCGCCCCCGCGGCTGCATTGGGAGTCTCACTCCTCGCTGCAGCAGCCCGCGGCGCAGCCGCCCTTTTTCGATGCGGATCGAGATCTGGTCTCTGGGGCGCTGCCGCCTTCCCCGCCTGGGTGCCCTGCTGGTGCTGGCGTGGGCATGGGCGGCTCCTCCGGCTCTGAGCCCGCCCCGGCTTCGCTTGCCGCCCCACCTGCCACCTTCAATGTGGGCCACGCTGCTGCGACATTTATGGCGAGTAATGGTGCAGGATGGCTGGCTTGCTTCCAAGGCTCGGCGTCCAGGGCGTGCGACGGGCATTCAATCCCGCACGGTGCGGCGGCCGCGGGGCTCGAGGCCGAGGCGACGGTCATACCCTGGGTGGAGGTCACATCCCGTCGGCCACGCCCGCCGGCCAAGCACGCTGCATTCATTGCACGCCCCCTCCGCCCGAGTGGTTAAGAGGCCTCTGCTTCAACTGCCTTTGCTCTCGACATCGCGCCATTGACTGTCGAGACCCTGTGGTCTGCAGACGGTGCTTTCGTTCGGGCCACAAAGCGCGCTTCTGCACCCACACTCCTCGGCCTCATCTGCGTCCAGGTGCTGCCAAGCTGCGCAAGGCGCCTCCCCCGACGTCGTCCTCGCCgctgccggcgacctcgcctcGTCCTCCCCAAGCTGCGCTCCCCCCACCGCCGCGTGTGTCGCTGCCGACGGCCCATCCGCCCCGTCCCCGAGCTGCGATGGGCTCCTCTATTGGCTCTTGGTCGGGTGACCACTCCACCCGCCCGGAGGTCTTCGCCGTGGTGCACAACACGCCGTCCATGCTGTTGGAAATCGCCCTGCTGGAATCCAACGCCGTCGTCGCCTGGTTCGACCGCGACCGCCAGGCGTCCACCACCGAGATGGCGGCCTTCATCGCCGACAAGATTGGAGCTCTCCAGCCGGACGTCGTCGTGGTGCTGCATCACCCCGAGAAGTTTCTCGTGCGTTTCATCCACCGACACCACGCCGAGCTTGCCATCTCCCGCCGCGAGCTGGCATTCGGCGACACCAAGCTTCAGCTCCGCGCCTGGCGGCTCGAGGCACACGCCGAGCATGTGGACATGCGGCACCATGTCCGGCTCTGCCTCGAAGGCCTTCCCCTCTACGCTTGGGAGGAGCAAGCCGTCGCCAAGGCCATCGGCTCCGGGTGCTCCATTGACTACATCGAGCCTGCTTCTCAGTTGAAGACCCAAACGAAGGTCCTGGGGCTCTGGGCATGGACGCCGTGCCCAAGCAAGGTGCCGAGGGTGAGCTGGATCACTCTTCCCGCCCGCAACGGAGGTGCGCCGGTGTATGGCCGAAAAGGCTTGGAGCACCGCATTCTGGTGCATCTCGACATCCACGAGGACCCCTCCTCTGGCAACATCGTCTCCAAGCCAAACCCTTGGCTGTACAACATCATCGATGGCGAGAAGCACATGAGGGACAGGCGTGAGAAAATCTCTCGCCCCGTGCGGCATGACCGCAGGGATAGAGATGATGGTGATGGCCGGGACCGTGATGACGATCGCGATGATCGTCGCGGACGAAGCGGGCGGGACGCTCCCAGGAGCGACCAAAGCTTGGGTGCTCGACTCAGACGTAGCCTCTCTCGTGATCCTCGTGATGAGCACCGTGGGTATGGCAGAGATGTCCGAGAGGATCGCCGTGGCGGGTCTGGCCGGGACGGGCGCCGTCAGGCTGCCCTCGCCGATCCGGCCGCTGATGCTGCCCTGCTGCTGGGTTCTGGCTCTGCCAGTGCCCCGGAGGCCATCGCCATGGAGCTGCTGCCAATTGTCCAAGCAACTCCGGCCCCTCAAGATGATGAGCGCGGTCGGAGCCCCTCTAGGCAAAGGCGGCCAGCTGCGACCAGGCGCCTCTCCCAGGAGACGCGCACTCCGCCCACTTCCCCGCCTCGCTCCCCGACGTCGGTCCTCTGGCCCTCCCCTACTTCCAAGCGGGACTCGGCCCGTGCTGCGAGGATGGCCCTTCAGGAGCGAAGCCCCGCCATCATCGAGCTGTGCTCGCCGACGGCCATGATGCGCCCGTTGATCTCCTTCTCGCCGACGCGGCCTCCAGGGTTTGAACGCTCCCCGACTCCACCTCTTCCTGGCGTTGGAGAGCTCCAGCGCACGCCTACTCCGCCAAGAGCCCGTTCTAGGCATGCTAATGATACTCTGCCGGCTGGGCTTGCTGCTTTGATCGCCCCTGTCCAGGATGCTACTGCCCCTGTCCAGGATGCTgctgtttgaaggaaatatgccctagaggcaataataaagttattatttatttccttatatcatgataaatgtttattattcatgctagaattgtattaaccggaaacataatacatgtgtgaatacatagacaaacagagtgtcactagtatgcctctacttgactagctcgttaatcaaagatggttatgtttcctgaccatgaacaatgagttgttatttgattaacaaggtcacatcattagttgaatgatctgattgacatgacccattccattagcttagcacctgatcgtttagtatgttgctattgctttcttcatgacttatacatgttcctatgactatgagattatgcaactcccgtttgccggaggaacactttgggtgctaccaaacgtcacaacgtaactgggtgattataaaggagcattacaggtgtctccaaaggtagatgttgggttggcgtatttcgagattaggatttgtcactccgattgtcggagaggtatctctgggccctctcggtaatacacatcacataaagccttgcaagcattacaactaatatgttagttgtgagatgatgtattacggaacgagtaaagagacttgccggtaacgagattgaactaggtattggataccgacgatcgaatcttgggcaagtaacataccgatgacaaagggaacaacgtatgttgttatgcggtctgaccgataaagatcttcgtagaatatgtaggagccaatatgggcatccaggtcccgctattggttattgaccagagacgtgtctcggtcatgtctacattgttctcgaacccgtagggtccgcacgcttaaggttacgatgacagttatattatgagtttatgcattttgatgtaccgaaggttgttcggagtcccggatgtgatcacggacatgacgaggagtctcgaaatggtcgagacataaagattgatatattggaagtctatgtttggacatcggaagtgttccgggtgaaatcgggattttaccgggttaccgggaggttaccggaaccccccgggaaccatatgggccttcatgggccttagtggaaaggagaaaggggcagcccaagggggctgcgcgcctccccccttcccctagtcctattaggactaggagaggtggccggccacccctctccctctttccccctcgagaatcctagttggaataggattggggggggagtcctactcctggtaggagtaggactcctcctgcgccacctcctcctggccggcgcctcctcccccccttggctcctttatatactgaggcaggggcacctctaaacacacaagttgacacaagttgatccacgtgatcgattccttagccgtgtgcggtgccccctgccaccatattcctcgataatactgtagcggagtttaggcgaagccctgctgctgtagttcatcaagatcgtcaccacgccgtcgtgctgacgaaactcttccccgacactttgctggatcggagtccggggatcgtcatcgagctgaacgtgtgctcgaactcggaggtgccgtagtttcggtgcttgatcggttggatcgtgaagacgtacgactacttcctctacgtcgtgtcatcgcttccgcagtcggtctgcgttgggtacgtagacaacactctcctctcgttgctatgcatcacatgatcatgtgtgcgcgtaggaaaatttttgaaattactacgaaacccaacactgtTGTGCTGCCTTCACAGTTGTTTGTTGTGCGCGAGCCGGCGCTGCTGGAGCGGGCCTACTCGCTGTGCAGCCCGCAGCCTCCACCCGCTGTATCTCCTCCAAGGAACCTGCATACTCGCCGGAAGACGATGGCTGGGCTGAAGATTTGCAACAGCTCTGGGGGCATCTCGCTTCAGCGTGTGCGGCGCCCATCCGTCCGTCGCGAGGCTGTGCCCGCGGCTAAAATGGCCGAACGGCTGGTATGCCGGAGCCTGGGCATCACTAGAGATGGAGAAGATGTTACTGAAGCCACCCTTGTTGCTTTCTCGCTGAAATTTAAAGAGCAACTGACCCCAGAGATAATTGTGGCCATGCGTGATTTCTTCCAGCTGGACAATGGCGCTGTCAACGCAGTGGAAGACGTCCTCATTGGGCATGGAGGAGAGTCGACAATGGAACCTACTGCTGCTGGTACGGGAGAGCAAGAGGCTACAGTTTGAAGAATATTGCTTGTAGTGCCTCTGTAGGGTTGTCTAGTTTTCTAATGTTAGTGCTTTTATATTGCATTTCCTGTAAGGGGTCCTTGCCATGTGTAGCATGGAACTTGCTACTTGTTAGCAGTACTGGCTTTTTGCCTTGCCTTAGTTGCTTCAACCCCAAGTTGTATTCTGCTATCAGATTGTACCCTGAGAATCTCTATGTTTCCCATGCATGAGCAACCTATCAACACTCTGAGCTGGAATGTAAGAGGCCCAGACCGCAGGGCTACTGTTAAGGCAACAATCGAGGGCACCTCATGTCACCTTGTctgcctccaagaaacaaaactcagctCCATCGACATGTTCATTGCGGCTTCCATTGGCGGAAATAGGCTTCGTGGCTTCGCACAGCGGCCGGCTGAGGGGACCCGTGGTGGTATCCTCCTACTTTGGGATCAAGGCCTCCTGGAGGTCTCTAACATTGCCACATCTTCTTATTGTCTGTCGGCCATGGTACACATCCGGGATACTGGAGCTACATTCAAAACCACTTCGGTGTATGGTCCCACTGACTCGGCGCGCAAGGATGCCTTTTTTGCGGAGCTCCTTAGCCACAAGCCGCTGCCGGGAGTCGCCTGGTTGGCCTCAGGCGACTTCAATCAAATTTATCGTGCTAGGGACAAAAATAAGAGAAACGTGAACACAAGTAGGATCAACCGCTTCCGTGCGACGCTGCAGTCTTGTGAGCTTAAGGAAATCCATCTTCAGAACAGGCGCTTCACCTGGAGTAACGAGCGATCCAATCCAACCATGTGCAAGCTAGACTCCTTCTTCTGCAATGCAGAGTGGGACACCACATACAACACACACGTTCTCCACGCGCTTTCGTCCTCCTTGTCAGACCACTGTCCGCTGCTCCTGGCAGATGACAAAGGACCCAGACGTCCCCgctccttcaaatttgaaaacatttggGTCTCCTTGCCTGGGTTCGCTGAGGTGATCCAAACGGCCTGGAACGAGCACGTACCCCACTCGGAGCCCTATCAAGTCCTTCATCATAAGCTCAGAAAAACCGCCCTCCGCCTTTCGGAATGGAGTAGAAAAATGTTCTCGAAGGCCAACGTCCAACTCCATGCAGCTTTGTTGGTCATCCTTTGGTTGGACATTGCTCAAGAGACGTGTCTCCTCTCCCCCGCCGAGTCCGACCTTCGGGCTAGACTTAAACGACGAGTCATTAGCCTGGCGGTCCTTCAGAGATCTAGGAAGAGCCAGTGTGCGAGGGTGGCCAACCTCAAAGAAGGGGATGCGAACACAAATTTTTTCCATCGATGTGTCAATGCCAGGAGAAGAAAAAACCATATTCACCGCATCAAACAGGCCCACAGTTGGGTGACTGAGCATGGGCAGAAGGAGAAGATCATCCACGACCACTTCTCCGAGGTCATGGGGCGGATTGGTACCAATAGTAACGTAGACTTTAACTGGGATGAGATCGACCTCCAGCATCACAACCTCCACGCTCTTGGCGTTGTCATCACTGAGGAGGAGGTCTGGGCTGCTATCAAAGAAATGCCCAACGACAAAGCTCCCGGCCCAGATGGCTTCACCGGCATTTTCTTCAAGAAATGTTGGGACCTCATCAAGGTGGACTTCATGCGAGTCATCCACTGCTTTGACTCCCTGCGCACGAACAACCTGCAATGGATAAACTCTGCCAATGTGGTCTTATTGCCCAAGAAGGACGGCGCTGAGGGGATCTCGGACTATAGGCCTATCAGTCTTATCCACGCCGTTGCCAAAATCATCGCCAAGGTGCTGTCCATTCGCCTAGCGCCGCTCATGGATGCTCTGGTTTCCAATGCGCAGAGTGCATTTATCAAGAAGAGAAGCATTCATGATAATTTCATGTATGTTCGCAACTTCGCTCGACGGCTGCACAAGTGCAAGACTCCAGCTCTATTATTCAAGCTGGACATCAAAAAGGCTTTTGACTCAGTCCGATGGGAGTATGTCTTGGATCTCATGCAACGCATGGGGTTCCCTGATAAATTCAGAAATTGGATTGCGGCATTGCTTTCATCCTCGTCCTCGCGCTTCCTCCTCAACGGCCTGCCTGGCCCCCCCATCAGGCATGGATGTGGTTTTCGCCAAGGAGACCCCATCTCGCCTCTGCTCTTCGTCCTCGCAATTGACCCGTTGCACAAGATCCTCGACTTGGCTACGCGCAAGGGAATCATTCATAAGATCCGTGGCCGAGGTACAATGGCCAGAACCTCCCTCTATGCGGATGACGCCGCTGTGTTCATGGCACCAATTAAGAGTGATATTGACAACCTTGCAACCATTTTAAAAGGCTTTGGAGACGTCACGGGCCTTTGCACCAACTTCCACAAAAGCTCT
The sequence above is drawn from the Triticum aestivum cultivar Chinese Spring chromosome 7A, IWGSC CS RefSeq v2.1, whole genome shotgun sequence genome and encodes:
- the LOC123151005 gene encoding probable protein phosphatase 2C 66 encodes the protein MGSCLSTQPGDEPAWPLRWRKRPHGEREGTAAAGAFFSGGGAGGGGKKLPGEGEMTEEELARVPGRTCANGASAAACLHTQQGRKGTNQDAMVVWESFNSNDSVFCGVFDGHGPYGHFVAKKVRDSLPVKLLAQWKTSANVGTSPHLNGSISGSLNSEETASAVDDEWGESADVEGSDMLPETFLPLKQSYLKAFKLMDKELKMHPTIDCFCSGSTAVTLVKQGWDLVVGNLGDSRAVMATRDAANNLTAVQLTVDLKPNLPKEAERIQQCRGRVFALQDEPEVSRVWLPNNDSPGLAMARAFGDFCLKDYGLISVPQISYRRLTEKDEFIILATDGVWDVLSNKEAIDIVAAAPSRATASRALVDCAVRSWRLKFPTSKSDDCAAVCLFLDHEKSPTLVEESEAENEKAEPAKDALISDAGDKINEDIADVNEHISREEHIPEPTLEHSSTLRNVDEIMPVDEPPVSKEPERCGSARSLADCISTNEEEEWSALEGVTRVNSLLNLPRKLSGDKKSTSWKKRR